A genomic window from Desulfovibrio gilichinskyi includes:
- a CDS encoding ABC transporter ATP-binding protein, with protein sequence MTHDTILTLQNVGCQYSVRKGFLKVGLYTALKDVSFEIRRGETIGVIGRNGAGKSTLLRLVAGVILPDSGVIVRHEPVSISLLTLQLGFSAELSGRDNAVLSAMLLGHRYKEAKASLDEINEFAELGGWFDEPLKTYSSGMRARLGFAVAMMMSPDVLLIDEVLGVGDESFRIKSTKVMKEKMLSGQTVLFVSHNAATIRELCSSVVWIENGVTQMVGETEEVLSTYFESLKK encoded by the coding sequence ATGACTCATGATACAATTTTAACTCTTCAAAATGTTGGATGCCAATATTCCGTTCGAAAAGGTTTTTTAAAAGTCGGTTTATATACAGCCTTGAAGGATGTTTCTTTTGAAATTAGAAGAGGTGAAACGATAGGTGTTATCGGAAGAAACGGTGCAGGAAAATCAACTCTTTTACGGCTAGTCGCAGGGGTTATACTACCTGATTCCGGGGTGATCGTCAGGCATGAGCCTGTTTCTATTTCTCTGCTGACTTTGCAGCTGGGATTTTCAGCTGAGCTTAGTGGAAGAGACAATGCAGTGTTAAGCGCTATGCTTTTGGGGCACAGATATAAAGAGGCCAAGGCAAGTCTTGATGAAATCAATGAATTTGCTGAACTTGGCGGTTGGTTTGATGAACCTTTAAAGACTTATTCTTCCGGTATGCGGGCTAGGCTGGGTTTTGCTGTTGCTATGATGATGTCGCCCGATGTTCTGCTTATCGATGAAGTTTTAGGGGTTGGAGACGAGTCTTTCAGGATAAAGTCAACTAAGGTCATGAAAGAGAAAATGCTTTCTGGGCAGACTGTGCTCTTTGTGTCTCATAATGCCGCGACCATTCGCGAGCTTTGCTCCTCGGTTGTCTGGATTGAAAACGGTGTGACCCAAATGGTGGGAGAGACTGAGGAGGTCTTGTCTACTTATTTTGAGTCTTTGAAAAAATAG
- a CDS encoding class I SAM-dependent methyltransferase: MTNLLKVILSGANMLRQSGDLTITMLDNVPVFADRLEQLRFSCGLASHAGAFMEFGVFEGGAINHLANNFPSRSFTGFDSFTGLPKDWVRSNESIYPKGYFSLEKLPSVAKNVTLVSVFFRQSLQPWLEHNQVEVSFVHIDCDLYSSAADVLLYITPYLRDAAIIVFDELCDWSDSGVYPNWPEGEWRALCEWSNAESLIIEPISRDRLFSATIRVCKV; encoded by the coding sequence TTGACAAACCTTCTCAAAGTAATTTTATCCGGAGCAAATATGTTGAGACAAAGTGGTGATTTGACTATTACAATGCTTGATAATGTTCCGGTTTTTGCTGATAGGTTGGAACAGTTAAGGTTTTCTTGCGGGCTTGCATCGCATGCCGGAGCTTTTATGGAATTTGGAGTTTTTGAGGGGGGGGCAATAAACCATCTTGCGAATAATTTTCCAAGTAGAAGTTTTACTGGTTTTGATTCTTTTACTGGTCTCCCTAAAGACTGGGTTCGTTCCAATGAAAGTATTTACCCCAAGGGGTATTTTTCGCTAGAAAAGCTTCCTTCTGTTGCTAAAAATGTAACTTTGGTTTCTGTTTTTTTTAGGCAAAGTTTGCAGCCATGGTTAGAGCATAATCAAGTTGAAGTTTCTTTTGTGCATATTGACTGTGACTTATATTCTTCGGCTGCGGATGTACTGTTGTATATCACTCCATATTTACGTGATGCCGCAATAATTGTTTTTGATGAGCTTTGTGACTGGAGCGATTCAGGGGTTTATCCTAATTGGCCAGAGGGAGAATGGCGGGCCTTGTGTGAATGGTCAAATGCAGAGTCTTTGATCATTGAACCGATAAGTAGAGACCGTTTGTTTAGTGCTACGATTAGAGTTTGTAAAGTTTGA
- a CDS encoding ABC transporter permease gives MRAICELLAVKAYANLRTEVSCYYLNYLWWVIEPVLTMSTFYLVFGVFLNKGTEHFVAFLLTGLVPWQWFANAINQASGSILNGRELMLQVYIPKFFFPFEVILRGTFKHLFVLILLLFFLVFYPTPVAVTWVALPVLMLIQFLFIVSIGTLCAAFVPFVPDLKFIVSTILQLAMYASGIFYNIDSVILPKHRTIIYMNPMAGLIKNYREVLMYAHWPDWQYLGYLTLAGLVLLMISVTVLFKLDHVYPRLGQK, from the coding sequence ATGAGAGCTATTTGTGAACTTCTCGCTGTTAAAGCCTACGCAAACCTTCGTACTGAAGTTTCGTGCTATTATCTTAACTATTTATGGTGGGTGATTGAGCCCGTTCTTACTATGTCTACATTTTACCTCGTTTTTGGGGTTTTTTTGAACAAGGGGACAGAGCATTTTGTGGCATTTTTGTTGACAGGACTTGTGCCGTGGCAATGGTTTGCAAATGCAATAAATCAGGCTTCAGGAAGCATTCTTAATGGAAGAGAACTAATGCTACAAGTTTATATTCCCAAGTTTTTTTTCCCTTTTGAGGTAATATTGCGTGGAACATTTAAACATCTATTTGTTTTGATTTTACTGTTGTTTTTTTTAGTTTTTTATCCAACACCAGTTGCTGTTACTTGGGTTGCTCTCCCTGTTTTGATGCTGATACAATTTTTATTTATTGTGTCAATAGGTACTCTTTGTGCTGCTTTTGTTCCATTTGTTCCTGACCTCAAATTTATTGTTTCAACAATCTTGCAGCTAGCAATGTATGCTAGTGGTATTTTTTACAATATTGACTCTGTAATACTTCCTAAGCACCGCACTATTATTTACATGAATCCTATGGCTGGTTTGATTAAGAACTACAGGGAAGTTCTCATGTATGCACATTGGCCTGATTGGCAATATCTTGGATATTTGACTTTGGCCGGATTAGTGTTGCTTATGATTTCCGTTACAGTGTTATTCAAGCTTGACCATGTTTACCCAAGGTTGGGTCAGAAATGA
- a CDS encoding glycosyltransferase family 8 protein, with amino-acid sequence MIIPYFKNRHVPICFSADENYVPYLCVAIQSVIENTLDELNYDIVVLYEGLSFYHVKNIESLSSAKNISVRCYDVKEYMKAGLRGLFETKAYYTLATYYRFFIPDIFKKYKKVLYLDCDIIALQDVSVLLDIDLGDNFVGAVRDLGVVQQINTIDGWEKYFREDLKINNLENIFQAGVLIFNVVKFNDYNLLEKCVEKIHILPNPRVLDQCILNSVCEYRVHFLEPEWNVMWNLPFLAKDLKSELGGDVYEKYMEARRNPYILHYASFIKPWFEPDRELASFFWNYARRTPYYESILFLNLIHRKVPFRERFFNFKFLHQIYRILPNSLQGKLSEVKIAILK; translated from the coding sequence ATGATAATTCCTTATTTCAAGAACAGACACGTTCCAATCTGTTTTTCAGCTGATGAAAACTATGTTCCTTATCTGTGTGTCGCAATTCAATCAGTTATAGAGAATACTTTGGATGAGCTAAATTATGATATTGTGGTTCTTTACGAAGGCCTTTCTTTCTATCATGTTAAAAACATTGAGTCCTTATCCTCAGCAAAAAATATCTCTGTAAGGTGTTATGACGTAAAAGAGTATATGAAAGCGGGTTTGCGGGGGCTGTTCGAGACTAAGGCTTATTATACACTAGCAACATATTACCGATTTTTTATTCCTGATATATTTAAGAAATATAAAAAAGTATTATATCTGGATTGCGATATTATCGCACTACAAGATGTGTCTGTTTTGCTCGATATAGACTTGGGGGATAATTTTGTTGGTGCCGTCAGAGATTTGGGAGTTGTTCAGCAAATTAACACGATCGATGGCTGGGAAAAGTATTTCAGAGAAGATCTCAAGATTAATAATCTTGAAAACATCTTTCAAGCCGGGGTTTTGATCTTTAATGTTGTAAAGTTTAATGATTATAATCTGCTTGAGAAATGTGTTGAAAAAATCCATATACTACCAAATCCTCGTGTACTGGATCAGTGCATATTAAATTCTGTTTGCGAGTACCGGGTTCATTTTTTAGAGCCGGAATGGAATGTTATGTGGAACCTTCCGTTTTTGGCAAAAGATCTTAAGAGTGAACTTGGGGGTGATGTCTATGAAAAGTATATGGAAGCTAGAAGGAATCCATATATTTTACATTATGCTTCATTCATAAAACCATGGTTTGAGCCAGACAGAGAACTTGCGAGTTTTTTCTGGAATTATGCCCGCAGGACACCCTATTATGAATCGATTTTGTTTTTAAATCTTATTCATAGGAAGGTTCCCTTTCGTGAGCGTTTCTTCAATTTCAAATTTTTGCATCAGATATACAGAATTCTTCCAAATAGCCTCCAGGGAAAACTTAGCGAAGTTAAGATAGCTATATTGAAATAA
- a CDS encoding metallophosphoesterase family protein, which yields MKTIILGDIHGDFQVINHLVTTEQPDIIIQCGDFGYWPHQNGWPPADPPLKLGNTKLYWCEGNHEDHEELANITESGQLEVAPNCFYQPRGSILALPDGRNVLFFGGADSTDKESKIEGKSWFSNEIPAANDFEKLDPNQHIDIVVSHTCPSSFVLRRTPPLGYSKVPWLAKADDPTRDILDLILQKYEPAQWFFGHFHIHQVGKFQNTDWMALAVPLDDEETWWAEL from the coding sequence ATGAAAACCATTATTCTAGGCGACATCCACGGAGACTTTCAAGTCATCAACCACCTGGTTACAACTGAGCAGCCAGACATAATTATCCAATGCGGAGATTTTGGCTACTGGCCACATCAAAATGGTTGGCCGCCGGCAGATCCACCTTTAAAGCTCGGCAACACAAAACTATACTGGTGTGAAGGTAATCATGAAGATCATGAGGAGCTGGCAAACATAACTGAATCCGGACAACTTGAAGTTGCACCAAACTGTTTCTATCAACCGCGAGGCTCAATATTAGCTCTGCCTGATGGTCGGAATGTGCTTTTCTTCGGAGGAGCAGACTCTACGGACAAAGAGTCTAAAATTGAAGGGAAGAGTTGGTTTTCAAATGAAATCCCGGCTGCAAATGACTTTGAAAAACTTGATCCGAACCAACACATAGATATTGTTGTGAGCCACACTTGCCCGAGTTCATTTGTACTCAGACGCACACCACCACTAGGATACAGCAAAGTTCCATGGCTTGCTAAAGCCGATGATCCAACACGAGATATTCTTGACCTTATTTTACAAAAATATGAGCCCGCACAATGGTTTTTCGGTCACTTTCACATTCACCAAGTTGGCAAGTTTCAAAACACAGACTGGATGGCCCTTGCGGTCCCTTTAGATGATGAAGAAACTTGGTGGGCTGAGTTGTAA
- a CDS encoding Tn7-like element transposition protein TnsE: MSNYIFDKFKPDAIINYLGSLCRRIKGSRWWISISFSGQKGSDSVTLSNASAIARKRVVNPTCIAKAAGSHINLSIISTKGWCVKKIKDCPIEGFSSRKDCEQFCFVLKTKNGLTIYLPQLELARALFFRDSYLARAAMEPDTLDFDFQIVREGNCEVIRINIMPTSCYPLELFRELSSRNYLSWILLDDQARKSYESIGRNQKTSGYQVGDYWKWDFHFDPPELPDANLGLRGYHDKKTKCFFVYEIESIKNISANIPEKIEMYHPNFNTPSAESTHGGTSVAPSTIDQYNVHDDEVANADAARRLIDGDKVVFEFSKPFVTLRVSEKKKPITSQKPQEEGGDSHHLDVSAEESVAGQGFPGGEWDTTNDQTENDHLFESKFSCFLNMVENLVDTHDCKMLSKNTRKLPAVSRCKKHLLSTDGNPRCMAVVVIEVKGKVFHLLEVDTSDADKPLSTRILMVRSYATWEKDLEHLEYELVRTSLTWPVQLLTQFCGKKGHLRISHPKTPSNNKGLILPDSIEGWANRTYDRMDDMSQI, from the coding sequence GTGAGCAATTATATATTTGATAAGTTTAAGCCTGATGCCATCATTAACTATCTAGGATCTTTATGCAGAAGAATTAAAGGTTCTCGGTGGTGGATTAGTATCAGTTTTTCAGGTCAGAAAGGTAGCGATTCGGTAACTCTATCCAATGCATCCGCAATAGCTCGCAAAAGGGTTGTGAATCCAACATGTATAGCGAAGGCTGCGGGGAGCCATATTAACTTAAGTATTATTTCAACTAAGGGCTGGTGCGTTAAGAAAATTAAAGATTGCCCGATTGAAGGATTTTCTTCGCGAAAAGATTGTGAACAATTTTGTTTTGTCCTTAAAACGAAAAATGGTTTGACTATCTACTTGCCGCAGCTTGAATTGGCTCGAGCTTTGTTTTTTCGTGATTCATATCTTGCAAGAGCTGCAATGGAACCAGATACCTTAGATTTTGATTTTCAAATTGTTCGTGAGGGAAACTGCGAAGTTATACGTATTAATATTATGCCAACTTCTTGTTATCCCCTTGAACTTTTTCGTGAATTAAGTAGTCGCAATTACTTAAGTTGGATATTGTTGGATGATCAAGCTCGTAAGTCTTATGAAAGTATTGGACGTAACCAAAAAACGTCGGGTTATCAGGTTGGAGATTATTGGAAATGGGACTTTCATTTTGATCCTCCAGAACTTCCAGATGCAAATTTAGGTCTGCGAGGATATCATGACAAAAAAACTAAATGCTTTTTTGTCTATGAAATTGAGAGCATAAAGAATATCAGCGCAAATATACCTGAGAAAATTGAGATGTATCACCCTAATTTTAATACTCCAAGTGCCGAATCTACGCATGGTGGCACTTCGGTCGCTCCAAGTACTATTGATCAATATAATGTGCATGATGACGAAGTTGCAAATGCTGATGCGGCCCGGCGTCTGATAGACGGAGATAAAGTTGTTTTTGAATTTTCTAAACCCTTTGTAACTCTCAGAGTTTCGGAAAAAAAGAAGCCTATTACTTCACAAAAGCCACAGGAGGAAGGAGGCGATTCCCATCATCTTGACGTGAGCGCTGAAGAGTCTGTTGCCGGACAAGGTTTTCCGGGGGGAGAATGGGACACGACTAATGATCAAACGGAGAATGATCATTTGTTTGAAAGCAAATTCAGTTGCTTTTTAAATATGGTTGAAAATTTAGTAGATACTCACGATTGTAAGATGCTCTCTAAGAATACTAGAAAATTACCCGCAGTTTCGCGTTGTAAAAAGCACCTGCTTTCAACAGACGGAAATCCTAGATGTATGGCTGTGGTAGTGATTGAGGTTAAAGGAAAAGTTTTTCATCTGTTGGAGGTTGATACATCCGATGCGGATAAGCCTCTGTCGACAAGAATTTTGATGGTAAGAAGCTATGCTACGTGGGAAAAGGATCTTGAACATCTTGAATATGAACTTGTGCGGACCTCTCTTACTTGGCCGGTACAGTTACTAACTCAATTTTGTGGTAAAAAAGGCCACTTGAGAATTTCACATCCTAAAACACCTTCAAATAACAAAGGGCTAATTCTCCCTGATTCTATAGAGGGATGGGCTAATAGAACTTATGATAGAATGGACGATATGTCTCAGATTTAA
- a CDS encoding glycosyltransferase family 4 protein, with protein MSKKVIYYDLSRLLNRSVASHATGIDRVDIRYAMYFLEDKESEFNGLIQIAGFYFVVEIGIVALFLNALFDKWMGNGCIDFNFEKFKRAQYDYGKKGAQGSYESINVELLNIFERNRTCNCLYFNCSHYGIADNIKVIQTMKVLGRIKFCYYLHDIIPIEFPEYVRDGDDLIHFDRVKVMLTYGDIIYVNSNYTRKQLQNFCNRYSFEPPFVVVTRIGVEDCFLQKEICKPRFLDKKILSKYFVYVSTIEPRKNHLLLLNVWRQIVEDVVDPPYLVLVGHRGWNNQIVFDMLDRALALKEYVIELNDIADADLVSLIKNAKAMLFPSFSEGWGMPLVESAALQVPVICSDIDVFHEAGQNMMKYINSIDGGQWKKTLIQFGDCTEERELIVRSLVTFDVPTWQDHFEQVEKGISCLEYHYSEAKVTNLSVLDDFKNHLRQMPKASGNAKVNVLRSLELYEIKIAKFLQHVEFKQPKCKIIFDLLRKVYWSFKN; from the coding sequence ATGAGTAAAAAAGTTATTTATTATGATTTGAGCCGCTTACTCAACCGATCTGTGGCCTCTCATGCTACAGGGATTGATCGGGTTGATATAAGGTATGCTATGTATTTTTTGGAGGATAAAGAAAGTGAATTTAACGGTTTGATTCAGATTGCTGGATTTTATTTTGTAGTGGAAATTGGCATTGTGGCTCTTTTTTTAAATGCTCTTTTTGATAAATGGATGGGGAATGGGTGCATAGATTTTAATTTCGAAAAATTCAAGCGAGCGCAATATGATTATGGTAAAAAGGGGGCTCAGGGAAGTTACGAATCAATTAATGTTGAATTATTAAATATTTTTGAAAGGAATCGTACTTGTAATTGTTTATATTTTAATTGCTCCCATTATGGCATAGCTGATAATATTAAGGTTATTCAGACTATGAAAGTGCTAGGGCGTATTAAATTTTGCTATTATTTGCATGATATAATTCCAATTGAGTTTCCTGAATATGTTCGCGATGGGGATGATCTAATACATTTTGATCGTGTAAAAGTGATGTTAACTTATGGTGACATCATTTATGTCAATTCAAATTACACCAGAAAACAACTTCAAAATTTTTGTAATCGTTACAGTTTTGAGCCCCCTTTCGTTGTTGTTACTAGAATAGGAGTAGAAGATTGTTTTTTACAAAAAGAGATTTGTAAGCCGCGTTTTTTAGATAAGAAGATTTTGAGCAAGTATTTTGTTTATGTAAGTACAATTGAGCCAAGGAAAAATCACCTGCTTTTACTGAATGTCTGGCGTCAGATCGTAGAAGATGTTGTGGACCCTCCTTATCTGGTTTTAGTGGGGCATCGTGGATGGAATAACCAAATTGTGTTTGATATGTTGGACCGTGCACTTGCTTTAAAAGAATATGTCATTGAGTTAAATGATATTGCGGATGCTGATCTTGTTAGCTTAATTAAAAATGCTAAAGCAATGCTTTTCCCCTCTTTTTCAGAGGGATGGGGCATGCCTCTTGTCGAGTCTGCAGCTCTCCAAGTGCCCGTGATCTGTTCTGATATCGATGTTTTTCATGAAGCAGGTCAAAATATGATGAAATATATTAATAGTATTGACGGGGGACAATGGAAAAAAACTTTAATACAATTTGGTGATTGTACGGAAGAGCGGGAATTAATTGTTAGATCCTTGGTTACTTTTGACGTGCCTACGTGGCAAGATCATTTTGAGCAAGTTGAAAAAGGGATTAGCTGTCTAGAATATCACTATTCTGAGGCTAAAGTTACAAATTTAAGTGTGTTGGACGATTTTAAGAATCATTTAAGGCAAATGCCTAAAGCTAGTGGCAATGCCAAAGTTAATGTCTTACGGAGCTTAGAACTTTATGAAATCAAGATTGCAAAATTCCTGCAACACGTTGAGTTTAAGCAGCCAAAGTGTAAAATTATTTTCGACCTTTTGCGAAAGGTCTATTGGTCATTTAAGAATTAA
- a CDS encoding TnsD family Tn7-like transposition protein, which translates to MAARGDLIMLNFPVPYPDELIYSTVARAGVHMGLTSPKQLLDEVFANRKVIATPDLPCHLGRISGLYPESLKLDVKNIIYKHTLFPLYAPFVPEERRIQCLKWMAGQSKGAVHLALGVAASRIKQIRFLRYCPKCLETQLDHYGEYYWKRGWQVTGADVCQHHARLKKSHVELHSRHRHQFFDLAPHKHDDLFFIPSSTEEFRVAIRIDELLNLPPIKSPSFEQWGAYYKSLAEDAGCTKGKNVLHDIIFEKVISNWSAGWLKKHGLFPIDSNSCWLKSIFRKHRKSFSYLEHIVTLGTLLGDRWNFRSVFKEALSLTPKNIVTCPVDFSAHTPCQETLDIRKSWEVFLKEFGVKKARSSGGAAIYAWLYRNDRAWLMKINGQHRRSSRSKNKRVDWTKRDQNVLKKLEDIHQSSLEDFEGPRRSRNWYLNQLGAKATIETNLSKLPLAVNFFEKNCEDIPSYQIRRLALTIRKLNSAKESLQRWKILRLAGLSDERICAEAELYLKHMR; encoded by the coding sequence TTGGCTGCAAGAGGTGATTTAATCATGCTCAATTTCCCCGTGCCATACCCTGATGAGCTAATATACAGCACTGTGGCGCGGGCAGGTGTGCATATGGGGTTAACCAGTCCCAAACAGTTGCTTGATGAAGTCTTTGCCAACCGCAAGGTTATTGCTACACCGGATCTGCCGTGTCACCTTGGAAGGATTTCAGGCTTGTATCCTGAATCGCTGAAGCTTGATGTTAAAAATATCATATACAAGCACACCCTTTTCCCTCTCTACGCTCCTTTTGTTCCTGAAGAAAGGAGAATTCAGTGTTTAAAATGGATGGCTGGACAGTCTAAAGGAGCGGTTCACCTAGCGCTTGGAGTGGCCGCCTCTCGTATAAAGCAAATACGTTTTTTGAGATATTGTCCTAAATGTCTTGAGACGCAACTGGACCATTATGGCGAATATTACTGGAAACGTGGTTGGCAGGTAACTGGCGCAGATGTGTGCCAGCACCATGCCAGATTGAAAAAGTCTCATGTTGAATTGCACAGCCGACATCGCCACCAATTTTTTGATCTCGCTCCCCATAAACATGATGACCTTTTTTTTATACCCAGTAGTACAGAAGAATTCCGTGTAGCGATACGTATTGATGAGCTTTTGAATCTCCCCCCAATCAAATCACCATCTTTTGAGCAATGGGGAGCCTACTACAAATCCTTGGCTGAAGATGCGGGCTGCACAAAAGGAAAGAATGTCTTGCATGATATTATTTTTGAGAAAGTTATATCAAATTGGTCTGCAGGATGGCTTAAAAAACACGGCCTATTCCCAATAGATTCTAATTCGTGTTGGTTGAAATCAATTTTTAGAAAACATCGAAAATCTTTTAGCTACTTGGAACATATAGTTACCTTAGGGACTCTCCTAGGTGACAGATGGAATTTTAGATCTGTTTTCAAGGAAGCCTTGAGTTTAACTCCAAAGAATATTGTCACGTGCCCTGTGGATTTTTCAGCTCATACTCCTTGTCAAGAGACACTCGACATACGCAAATCATGGGAAGTTTTTCTTAAAGAGTTTGGGGTGAAGAAGGCCCGTTCTTCAGGTGGAGCAGCTATATATGCTTGGTTGTACCGGAATGATCGGGCTTGGTTGATGAAAATAAACGGTCAGCATCGTAGGTCTTCGCGATCGAAAAACAAACGTGTTGATTGGACAAAGCGGGATCAGAATGTTTTGAAGAAGCTGGAAGATATTCATCAAAGTTCTTTGGAGGACTTCGAAGGGCCAAGGCGTTCTAGAAATTGGTATTTGAATCAACTTGGAGCTAAGGCTACTATTGAAACGAATCTCAGTAAGCTTCCATTGGCAGTAAACTTTTTTGAAAAAAATTGTGAAGACATTCCTAGTTACCAAATTCGAAGATTAGCTCTTACTATTCGAAAGTTAAACTCTGCGAAGGAATCGTTGCAGAGATGGAAAATATTAAGGTTGGCTGGCCTGAGTGATGAGCGGATTTGTGCTGAAGCAGAATTGTATTTGAAGCATATGAGATAG
- a CDS encoding glycosyltransferase encodes MPDSNKKICILYDFLYCMGGAEKTSLNLHEAFPESELCVDFINRENFTDISLPSSIIELGKPSTCQPFNAIKGFYNFKSKTKFLKNYDMVIYSGSYALLAVHNQKKGYRILYCHTLPRFAYDLYEYYLENLNVAFRPAFKALVYHTRKNYEAAFKKMDLIIANSQNVRNRIQRYLGVNALVIHPPVDVKKFKWLGQEDYYLSTARLEKYKRVDLIIDAFKKMPSKKLVVTSGGSELENLKTLSNNAPNINFTGWTNEDKLKDLIGKAIATIYLPKDEDFGISPVESMAAGKPTIGAQEGGILETILDKKTGLLIKPKSVEIINAVISLDSSKALSMKRDCEKRAQKFKTDDFVSKIRKVCI; translated from the coding sequence ATGCCTGACTCAAATAAAAAAATATGTATCCTTTATGACTTCCTCTATTGCATGGGAGGGGCTGAAAAAACATCCCTCAATTTACACGAAGCATTTCCAGAGTCTGAGTTATGCGTTGACTTTATCAACCGGGAAAATTTTACAGATATTAGTCTACCTTCAAGCATCATAGAGCTGGGCAAACCTTCCACCTGCCAGCCTTTTAATGCTATAAAAGGATTTTATAATTTCAAATCAAAAACCAAATTCTTAAAAAACTATGACATGGTAATTTACAGTGGCTCATATGCATTGTTAGCTGTTCACAATCAAAAAAAGGGTTATCGAATTTTATACTGCCATACTCTACCCCGTTTTGCTTATGATCTCTACGAATACTATCTTGAGAACTTAAACGTTGCTTTCAGGCCAGCTTTTAAAGCTCTAGTTTATCATACCAGAAAAAACTATGAAGCAGCATTCAAAAAAATGGATTTGATTATTGCCAATTCTCAAAATGTTCGAAACCGCATTCAAAGATATTTGGGAGTTAATGCTCTCGTTATCCATCCTCCAGTTGATGTGAAAAAATTTAAATGGCTTGGTCAAGAAGACTACTATCTCTCAACAGCAAGACTCGAAAAATACAAACGAGTAGATCTGATTATCGATGCATTCAAAAAAATGCCTAGCAAAAAGCTTGTTGTGACATCTGGTGGGTCTGAATTAGAAAATTTAAAAACGCTATCCAATAATGCCCCAAATATAAACTTTACCGGATGGACCAATGAAGATAAACTTAAAGATCTTATTGGTAAAGCCATTGCGACTATATATCTTCCTAAAGATGAAGATTTTGGAATTAGTCCTGTTGAGTCTATGGCTGCAGGAAAACCGACTATTGGAGCTCAGGAAGGCGGGATACTTGAAACCATTCTAGATAAAAAAACTGGATTACTTATTAAGCCAAAGTCAGTGGAAATCATTAATGCGGTAATATCATTGGACTCATCAAAAGCACTAAGCATGAAAAGAGACTGTGAAAAAAGAGCCCAGAAGTTTAAAACCGATGATTTTGTCTCAAAAATTAGAAAAGTATGTATTTAG
- a CDS encoding methyltransferase domain-containing protein, with protein MEKITLTADKLVENLVGQYGDAATARFLLNCLQQIKVLPEEASNGLLDNSGVKTADPRLYGNFRTDVRNTLEVYWDSVACGEMHGELPIMLDIGGGKGEGDGFRKGTKYIVLDFDPDDPSAINLQHDLNKPLPFEDKEISFIYSNQVLEHIEKPWLLAQEIGRVLKPGGVAFISTVFAYRYHPYPRDYWRFTHEGLAKLLTEYACLKTAYCKYELTHRRDDRRGALSSPDEVHIDWLGGFRENWFVYFIGFKEA; from the coding sequence ATGGAAAAAATTACACTGACAGCAGATAAGCTCGTAGAAAATTTAGTGGGCCAATATGGGGATGCCGCCACGGCTCGCTTTTTGTTAAATTGTTTGCAACAAATTAAAGTGCTACCAGAAGAGGCTTCTAATGGTTTATTAGATAATAGTGGTGTAAAAACAGCTGATCCTCGTTTATATGGTAATTTTCGCACTGATGTGCGAAATACGCTTGAGGTATACTGGGATTCCGTTGCTTGCGGTGAAATGCATGGTGAGCTTCCTATTATGCTTGATATCGGTGGGGGTAAGGGGGAAGGCGATGGATTTAGAAAGGGGACAAAGTACATTGTTCTAGATTTTGATCCAGACGATCCTTCAGCTATAAATCTACAGCATGATTTGAATAAACCATTACCCTTTGAAGATAAAGAAATCTCATTTATATATTCAAATCAAGTTCTTGAACATATAGAAAAACCATGGTTACTGGCTCAAGAAATTGGCCGTGTTTTGAAGCCCGGTGGGGTGGCTTTTATTTCGACTGTTTTTGCTTACCGTTACCATCCCTATCCTCGTGATTATTGGCGTTTTACTCATGAAGGGTTAGCTAAGTTATTAACAGAGTATGCTTGTCTTAAAACAGCTTATTGTAAGTATGAATTGACTCACCGAAGAGATGATAGACGAGGTGCTCTTTCTTCTCCAGATGAAGTTCATATTGATTGGCTTGGCGGATTTAGAGAGAATTGGTTCGTTTATTTTATTGGTTTTAAAGAGGCTTAA